Proteins encoded in a region of the Agrobacterium vitis genome:
- a CDS encoding DUF4150 domain-containing protein, with product MSYPSQEASRETRLGLIISKYPDVCRSPHACVPYNIIAYQSDAAGTAATVHMTGQRAHKQNSVVTKCFGDEPGVGLGVKSNTVGSVCHRKTHSRNVRIEGQWATRDTDEWYMNNKNTVGKLVWYTGSKDFKPTPPLEQPSASRSQEGLVMSDATPMTFEPGKEYAFNDTTGQFTKPAQTQPTDTKQTASDGSRWWTIINGLKNIRSINPSGAGAMELMGAADYYLKQNVNEPTDWLSHGFLKTQPTHTNTPIDNGVPTNTAPTEPEKKQELEEKQTTAPANGRTDGNTKITGQQKRKRECRCVTGAYDDIKNVCGVECGSDYQAHHIVPDYTLRYGNRAEAEKGQKRIPGLPTFGQGPAICLKGYKADAGSEHGLAHQADEEVAKLGSGWSTPQGTADMESIRRISRDAAVSATEGECEREIDTALNAQPSLRSNILGRTTIMPPAKGTEPYNLLSTGARATLH from the coding sequence ATGAGCTATCCATCGCAAGAGGCAAGCCGCGAGACGCGATTGGGTCTGATCATCTCGAAATATCCTGATGTTTGCCGCTCGCCGCATGCCTGCGTGCCATACAATATTATAGCCTACCAATCCGACGCAGCCGGCACGGCCGCGACAGTGCATATGACTGGGCAGCGCGCCCACAAGCAAAATTCGGTTGTCACGAAATGCTTCGGCGACGAGCCGGGCGTGGGTCTTGGCGTCAAATCGAATACTGTTGGCTCTGTGTGCCATCGCAAAACTCATTCGCGCAATGTCCGTATCGAGGGCCAATGGGCCACCCGCGACACCGACGAATGGTATATGAACAACAAGAATACCGTCGGTAAACTGGTTTGGTACACGGGGTCGAAGGATTTTAAGCCAACGCCTCCTTTAGAACAACCGTCCGCTAGCCGGAGCCAGGAAGGTCTGGTCATGAGCGATGCGACGCCCATGACCTTCGAACCTGGCAAGGAATACGCCTTCAACGATACGACCGGACAATTTACAAAACCCGCCCAAACCCAGCCGACCGATACGAAGCAGACAGCGTCGGATGGATCGCGATGGTGGACCATCATCAACGGGCTCAAAAACATCCGATCGATCAATCCGAGCGGTGCAGGCGCTATGGAGCTGATGGGGGCGGCTGACTATTATCTGAAGCAGAACGTCAATGAGCCGACGGACTGGTTGAGTCATGGCTTTCTAAAAACGCAACCGACTCACACGAATACTCCTATCGATAATGGTGTCCCAACCAACACGGCCCCGACCGAACCTGAAAAGAAGCAGGAACTTGAGGAGAAGCAAACGACGGCGCCGGCCAATGGGCGGACGGATGGAAATACCAAGATCACGGGGCAACAGAAGCGCAAAAGGGAGTGCCGGTGCGTCACGGGCGCCTATGATGATATCAAGAATGTCTGCGGTGTCGAATGTGGTTCTGATTATCAGGCGCACCATATCGTGCCGGATTATACGCTGCGTTACGGTAATCGTGCAGAGGCCGAGAAAGGGCAGAAACGAATTCCTGGACTGCCAACGTTCGGACAGGGACCTGCGATCTGTTTGAAGGGATATAAGGCCGACGCGGGGAGTGAACATGGACTGGCGCATCAGGCGGATGAAGAGGTTGCAAAACTTGGTTCAGGATGGAGTACCCCACAGGGAACGGCGGATATGGAGAGCATTAGGAGGATTTCAAGAGATGCGGCTGTTTCTGCAACCGAAGGTGAATGTGAACGGGAAATTGACACCGCACTCAATGCTCAACCGTCCTTACGTTCAAATATTCTCGGGCGAACGACCATCATGCCGCCTGCGAAAGGAACGGAACCTTATAATCTTCTGTCAACCGGTGCTCGCGCAACACTTCACTAA
- a CDS encoding DUF2169 family type VI secretion system accessory protein — translation MLGKNLTRLAAIGFEQAHRDGEDMGVIAVRGRYQVNADGSLQLSDRQDIVLVDEYDGNPHTSPLIKAADLIPFKPASDITFLGAAYAPDGRAKQDWLVAIKVGQLSHAIRVTGARSWVCTAGKWRLSDPQEATEVPIDYRLAAGDGHIEGLGSPSVPGNPIGVSRPTPEQALSSASVPAPRIDDAEEDYSDPFFARKPLGLGPVAPFWYFRQRYAGTYDDTWQAHRHPQLPVDFDYRFYHSAHPSMIYPGFLAGDEMVEMARLTPGGGTFKFALPALRPVASYRWRDGREVVVQLNLDGVHIDFRNGARNVDLTWRAWLPICPNFLCINLSDRPFADQEAASLPRASLHGLTEVLA, via the coding sequence ATGCTGGGAAAAAATCTCACGCGCCTTGCTGCCATCGGCTTCGAGCAAGCCCATCGCGACGGCGAGGATATGGGCGTGATCGCGGTGCGAGGACGTTATCAGGTCAACGCGGACGGCTCTCTTCAGCTCAGTGATCGGCAGGATATCGTGCTGGTGGATGAGTATGACGGCAATCCCCATACCTCGCCTCTGATCAAAGCTGCTGATCTCATTCCATTCAAACCGGCAAGCGACATCACGTTTCTCGGTGCAGCCTATGCGCCGGACGGGCGCGCCAAACAGGACTGGCTCGTTGCCATCAAGGTTGGACAGCTTTCTCATGCCATTCGGGTGACAGGAGCACGGTCCTGGGTCTGCACCGCAGGCAAATGGCGCTTGTCAGATCCGCAGGAGGCGACCGAGGTTCCGATTGATTATCGATTGGCAGCCGGCGATGGCCACATCGAAGGACTGGGCTCGCCCAGCGTTCCCGGCAATCCGATAGGCGTATCGAGGCCGACGCCCGAACAGGCGTTGTCATCCGCATCAGTGCCAGCACCACGCATCGATGACGCCGAAGAAGACTATTCCGATCCGTTTTTTGCACGCAAGCCGCTAGGCCTCGGACCGGTGGCGCCATTCTGGTATTTTCGCCAGAGATATGCTGGCACCTATGACGACACTTGGCAGGCGCATCGTCATCCTCAGCTTCCCGTCGATTTCGACTATCGGTTTTATCACTCGGCCCATCCGTCGATGATCTATCCAGGTTTTCTGGCGGGCGACGAGATGGTGGAGATGGCGAGGCTGACGCCTGGCGGCGGGACGTTCAAGTTCGCGCTCCCTGCGCTGCGCCCTGTTGCGAGCTATCGGTGGCGCGACGGCCGCGAGGTTGTGGTGCAGCTCAACCTCGACGGCGTGCATATCGACTTTCGCAATGGCGCCCGGAACGTCGATTTGACCTGGCGCGCCTGGCTGCCGATCTGCCCGAATTTTCTATGTATCAACCTGTCAGACAGGCCGTTTGCGGATCAGGAAGCGGCCAGCCTGCCACGCGCCAGCCTGCATGGACTGACGGAGGTGCTGGCATGA